In Cicer arietinum cultivar CDC Frontier isolate Library 1 chromosome 1, Cicar.CDCFrontier_v2.0, whole genome shotgun sequence, one DNA window encodes the following:
- the LOC101502997 gene encoding coatomer subunit beta'-1-like, which yields MEQTLSFEIEHDFVQTSERVKSVDLHPTEPWVLLGLYSGTISIWNYQTKIEEKSLKISELPVRSAKFIARENWIIAGTDDKYIRVYNYEKMEKITEFEGHKDYIRSLIVHPFLPYVVSASDDQVLKLWNWKEGWSCNQTFEGHSHYVMQVAFNPKDPSTFASASLDGTLKIWTLDSSAPNFTFDGHLEGVNCVEFFESNDKQYLLSGSDDYTAKVWDYDSKNCIQTLEGHKNNVTSICVHPELPIIITTSEDSTVKIWDVVTYRLQTTLNLGLERVWSIGYKKGSSKLAFGCDKGFIIVTVNSAQVKQAN from the exons ATG GAACAAACTCTCTCCTTTGAAATTGAG CACGATTTTGTTCAAACCAGCGAAAGAGTGAAATCAGTCGATCTGCATCCAACTGAGCCATG GGTTCTACTGGGATTGTATTCAGGAACTATTTCTATTTGGAACTATCAAACAAAG ATTGAAGAGAAGTCTTTAAAAATTAGTGAACTTCCAG TTAGATCAGCAAAGTTTATTGCCCGAGAAAATTGGATTATTGCAGGGACTGATGACAAATACATTCGTGTGTACAATTATGAAAAAATGGAAAAGATAACAGAATTTGAGGGACATAAAGATTATATTAGGAGTTTGATTGTTCATCCTTTTTTGCCATATGTGGTGTCAGCTTCTGATGACCAAGTCTTGAAATTGTGGAATTGGAAGGAAGGTTGGTCTTGTAATCAGACTTTTGAAGGGCACTCACATTATGTGATGCAAGTGGCATTTAACCCCAAGGATCCATCTACTTTTGCTAGTGCATCCCTTGATGGCACATTAAAG ATTTGGACTCTTGATTCCTCAGCTCCAAATTTTACCTTTGATGGACACTTGGAAGGAGTAAATTGTGTTGAGTTTTTTGAGAGCAATGACAAACAATATCTTTTAAGTGGTTCTGATGATTACACTGCCAAG GTATGGGATTATGATTCTAAAAACTGCatacaaacacttgaaggacaCAAAAACAATGTTACATCAATATGTGTTCATCCTGAACttccaataataataacaacttcAGAGGATTCTACCGTTAAAATATGGGATGTTGTCACCTATAG GCTTCAAACCACTTTGAACTTGGGTCTTGAGAGAGTGTGGAGCATTGGATACAAAAAAGGATCGTCTAA ACTTGCTTTTGGTTGTGACAAAGGATTTATCATTGTTACGGTGAACTCTGCCCAAGTGAAACAAGCAAACTAA
- the LOC101502055 gene encoding coatomer subunit beta'-2-like yields MPLRLEIKRKLAQRSERVKCVDLHPTEPWILASLYSGTVCIWNYQSQTMAKSFEVTELPVRSAKFVARKQWVVAGADDMFIRVYNYNTMDKVKVFEAHTDYIRCVAVHPTLPYVLSSSDDMLIKLWDWEKGWICTQIFEGHSHYVMQVTFNPKDTNTFASASLDRTIKIWNLGSPDPNFTLDAHQKGVNCVDYFTGGDKPYLITGSDDHTAKVWDYQTKSCVQTLDGHTHNVSAVCFHPELPIIITGSEDGTVRIWHSTTYRLENTLNYGLERVWAIGYLKGSRRVVIGYDEGTIMVKLGREVPVASMDNSGKIIWAKHNEIQTVNIKSIGADLEVADGERLPLAVKELGTCDLYPQSLKHNPNGRFVVVCGDGEYIIYTALAWRNRSFGSALEYVWSSDGEYAVRESTSKIKIFSKSFQEKKSVRPTFSAERIFGGTLLAICSNDFICFYDWVECRLIYRIDVNVKNLYWADSGDLVTIASDTSFYILKYNRDVVASHIDSGRPVDEEGVEDAFELLHEMNERVRTGIWVGDCFIYNNSSWRLNYCVGGEVTTMFHLDRPMYLLGYLANQSRVYLIDKEFNVVAYTLLLSLIEYKTLVMRGDLERASEVLPSIPKEHHNSVARFLESRGMIEDALEVATDPDYRFDLAIQLGRLEVAKNIAIEVQSESKWKQLGELAMSTGKLQMAEECLNHAMDLSGLLLLYSSFGDAEGISKLATLAKEQGKNNVAFLCLFMLGKLEDCLQLLIESNRIPEAALMARSYLPSKVSEIVAIWRKDLNKVNPKAAESLADPEEYPNLFEDWQVALAVESKAAETMNVYPPAEQYINHAEKSHVTLVEAFRNMQIEEEEPLENGDSNHELTEQNDEEHYTEEQNGEEGSQEEAVVVDAESTDGAVLVNGNEADEEWVLAPHH; encoded by the exons ATG CCTCTCAGACTCGAAATCAAG CGAAAGCTTGCGCAGAGATCAGAAAGAGTGAAATGTGTGGATCTACATCCAACAGAACCATG GATTCTGGCAAGTTTATACTCTGGAACCGTCTGTATCTGGAACTACCAATCTCAG ACCATGGCCAAATCTTTCGAGGTCACTGAGTTACCAG TTAGATCAGCCAAGTTTGTTGCACGCAAACAGTGGGTTGTTGCCGGAGCTGATGATATGTTTATTCGTGTATATAATTACAATACAATGGATAAAGTCAAAGTATTTGAAGCACATACAGATTACATCAGGTGTGTGGCAGTTCATCCCACCCTTCCTTATGTGCTGTCATCATCTGATGATATGCTCATAAAGCTTTGGGATTGGGAAAAAGGCTGGATTTGTACCCAGATATTTGAAGGACATTCTCATTATGTTATGCAAGTGACATTTAATCCTAAAGACACAAACACCTTTGCCAGTGCGTCTCTTGATCGCACCATAAAG ATTTGGAATCTTGGCTCTCCTGATCCCAATTTTACATTGGATGCTCACCAGAAAGGTGTGAATTGTGTTGATTACTTTACAGGCGGTGACAAACCTTATCTAATCACCGGTTCTGATGATCACACTGCCAag GTATGGGATTATCAGACCAAAAGTTGTGTCCAGACCCTAGATGGTCACACACACAATGTGTCTGCTGTATGCTTTCATCCTGAACTTCCTATAATCATTACTGGTTCTGAGGATGGTACAGTGCGTATATGGCACTCAACAACTTACAG GCTCGAGAATACATTGAACTATGGTCTTGAAAGAGTTTGGGCTATTGGATACTTGAAAGGTTCACGTCG GGTTGTGATTGGATATGACGAAGGAACGATTATGGTCAAACTTGGTCGAGAAGTACCTGTAGCTAGCATGGACAACAGTGGGAAAATTATTTGGGCTAAACATAATGAAATTCAGACTGTCAATATAAAGAGCATAGGGGCAGATTTGGAG GTTGCTGATGGAGAAAGGTTGCCTTTGGCTGTCAAGGAGTTGGGCACTTGTGATCTTTACCCACAA AGTTTAAAACACAATCCTAATGGGAGGTTCGTTGTTGTATGTGGAGATGGTGAGTATATTATATACACTGCATTGGCATGGAGAAACAGGTCATTTGGTTCCGCGCTAGAGTATGTTTGGTCTTCTGATGGAGAATACGCTGTCAGAGAAAGTACATCTAAGATTAAAATTTTCAGCAAAAGTTTCCAG GAAAAGAAGAGTGTCCGACCAACATTTTCAGCTGAAAGAATATTTGGTGGCACTTTACTGGCGATATGTTCAAATGATTTCATCTGTTTTTATGATTGGGTTGAATGCAGGTTGATTTACCGCATTGATGTCAATGTGAAA AACCTCTACTGGGCTGATAGTGGTGATCTAGTAACAATTGCTAGTGATACATCATTCTACATCCTGAAGTACAAT CGTGACGTTGTTGCATCACACATAGATAGTGGAAGACCCGTAGATGAAGAAGGGGTTGAAGATGCTTTTGAGCTCCTTCATGAAATGAATGAGCGTGTAAGGACGGGTATCTGGGTTGGCGATTGCTTTATCTATAATAATTCCTCTTGGAGACTTAATTATTGTGTTGGCGGAGAG GTAACTACAATGTTCCATTTGGACCGCCCTATGTACTTGTTGGGATATCTTGCAAACCAAAGCCGGGTGTATTTGATTGACAAAGAATTTAA TGTTGTGGCATACACACTGCTTTTGAGCTTGATCGAGTACAAGACACTTGTGATGCGTGGTGATTTAGAAAGGGCCAGTGAAGTTCTACCATCAATTCCTAAAGAGCATCATAACAG TGTTGCTCGATTCTTGGAATCACGAGGGATGATAGAGGATGCTCTTGAAGTAGCTACAGATCCTGACTACAGATTTGATCTTGCAATACAGCTTGGAAGATTAGAAGTTGCAAAG AACATTGCAATTGAGGTGCAGAGTGAGTCTAAATGGAAGCAGTTGGGAGAATTAGCTATGTCTACTGGAAAG TTACAAATGGCTGAGGAATGTTTGAATCATGCAATGGATTTGAGTGGGCTTTTACTGCTATATTCTTCTTTCGGAGATGCTGAAGGAATTTCAAAGCTTGCAACCCTTGCTAAGGAGCAAGGAAAGAACAATGTTGCATTCCTTTGCTTATTTATGTTGGGTAAACTTGAAGACTGCCTTCAACTATTGATAGAAAG TAATCGAATTCCAGAGGCAGCTTTAATGGCTCGATCTTATCTCCCAAGTAAGGTCTCAGAGATAGTGGCAATTTGGAGAAAAGATCTCAATAAG GTTAATCCAAAAGCTGCTGAGTCATTGGCTGATCCTGAGGAATATCCAAATTTGTTTGAAGACTGGCAAGTTGCACTTGCTGTTGAATCTAAAGCTGCAGAAACAAT GAATGTTTACCCTCCAGCAGAGCAGTACATCAACCATGCTGAAAAATCACATGTTACCCTTGTTGAAGCTTTCAGAAACATGCAGATTGAAGAGGAGGAGCCTCTTGAGAATGGAGACTCTAATCACGAG TTGACCGAACAGAATGATGAAGAACACTACACGGAGGAACAAAATGGAGAGGAAGGAAGCCAAGAAGAGGCTGTTGTAGTGGATGCCGAATCAACAGATGGCGCAGTACTCGTTAACGGTAACGAGGCTGACGAAGAGTGGG TGCTTGCACCACATCACTAG